In Kaistella faecalis, a genomic segment contains:
- a CDS encoding DUF1599 domain-containing protein — protein MQKTSKQFDQVISVCRDLFTKKLTDYGASFRVLRTPSLTDQIFIKVKSLRNFQTTGVSKVGESEEENFIAIVNYSIIGLIQLEKGFADDFKQDNAEILVLYDRFANEAKELMMRKNHDYGEAWREMRISSITDLIYQKVLRTKQIEDNSGETLVSEGIDANYFDMLNYAVFCLIKFSEEKLQFKPQII, from the coding sequence ATGCAGAAAACATCAAAACAGTTCGACCAAGTCATCAGCGTTTGCCGCGATTTATTCACCAAAAAACTCACCGATTACGGAGCATCGTTCCGCGTATTGAGAACGCCATCCTTAACCGATCAGATTTTTATCAAAGTAAAGAGTTTAAGGAATTTTCAGACGACGGGCGTTTCAAAAGTTGGTGAATCCGAGGAGGAAAATTTTATTGCAATCGTGAATTATTCGATTATCGGTTTGATTCAGTTGGAAAAAGGTTTTGCAGATGATTTTAAACAGGACAATGCTGAAATACTCGTACTTTACGACCGATTTGCCAACGAAGCCAAAGAACTGATGATGAGAAAAAATCATGATTACGGCGAAGCGTGGCGTGAAATGAGAATTTCTTCAATCACCGATTTAATCTACCAAAAAGTATTGAGAACCAAACAGATAGAAGATAACTCCGGCGAAACACTGGTTTCTGAAGGAATTGACGCGAATTACTTCGACATGCTGAATTATGCGGTCTTCTGTTTAATTAAATTTTCTGAAGAAAAACTACAATTTAAACCGCAAATTATTTAA
- a CDS encoding BT_3928 family protein, which produces MKQILRISVALIFIASGFVKAVDVVGFSFKLEEYFSPSVFNMPFFESHALPIAVFVVALELILGFMLLLKIRLKFTLTALIALCVFFGFLTFYSAYFNKVTDCGCFGDAITFTPWESFVKDVILLLGLLLLWLMYRNQFQLLEAKKPVRFIALSFFVVLMGLITLHGILQEPLIDFRDYKIGTDLNAEKTNIEKEPSEYKTFYSLKNDKTGETIELNQDEYVADKKYWAEGSPWKIEESKTTSKIVKQGYKSEISKFKPESVDGLDLTPEILQAKKAILIFSYKPQEADQEILVKTEAKADTQKDALVLGISTNPTTFKTIKNAVMDGTAIKTIARSNPFVLILQNGKIVDKTPAKDYLKK; this is translated from the coding sequence ATGAAACAGATTTTACGGATTAGTGTTGCTTTAATATTTATCGCTTCCGGGTTTGTGAAAGCGGTGGATGTTGTTGGTTTTTCCTTCAAACTCGAGGAATATTTTTCGCCTTCAGTTTTTAACATGCCGTTTTTCGAAAGTCATGCACTGCCGATTGCAGTTTTTGTCGTAGCGCTGGAACTTATTTTAGGGTTTATGCTTTTACTTAAAATACGTCTAAAATTTACGCTGACCGCACTTATCGCTCTTTGTGTGTTTTTCGGATTTCTCACGTTTTACTCCGCCTATTTCAATAAAGTTACCGATTGTGGTTGCTTTGGCGATGCCATTACTTTCACACCGTGGGAAAGTTTTGTGAAAGATGTAATTCTGCTTCTGGGATTGCTTTTGCTGTGGTTGATGTACAGAAATCAGTTTCAGTTGCTTGAGGCAAAAAAACCGGTAAGGTTTATCGCGTTGTCTTTTTTTGTTGTGTTGATGGGATTAATCACACTTCATGGGATTCTTCAGGAGCCTTTGATCGATTTCCGGGATTATAAGATTGGTACGGATTTGAATGCTGAAAAAACAAATATTGAAAAAGAACCATCAGAATACAAAACATTTTACAGCCTTAAAAATGATAAAACCGGCGAAACAATTGAGCTGAATCAGGATGAATATGTCGCTGATAAAAAATACTGGGCTGAAGGTTCTCCGTGGAAAATTGAAGAATCAAAGACCACATCCAAAATAGTTAAACAGGGATACAAATCCGAAATTTCAAAATTCAAACCCGAATCTGTAGATGGTTTGGATTTAACTCCGGAAATATTGCAGGCAAAAAAAGCAATTCTCATTTTCTCGTATAAACCACAGGAAGCTGATCAGGAAATTCTTGTGAAAACTGAAGCGAAAGCTGACACACAAAAAGATGCTTTAGTTTTAGGAATATCTACTAATCCTACTACTTTCAAAACGATAAAAAACGCAGTAATGGACGGCACAGCGATTAAAACAATCGCACGCAGTAATCCTTTTGTGCTTATTTTACAGAATGGCAAAATCGTGGATAAAACTCCGGCCAAAGACTATCTTAAAAAATAA
- a CDS encoding TerB family tellurite resistance protein: MQKSNKSIAGYHLLMILSSVDGEFAPEEGLKIQEYLAEEFPFKMNLDNELDAIAVLQPEQWKDHFEFHARCFFDDSTEKERKDFLHFAKSLIKADDEVTEREHHFYRLLKNMWFPS, from the coding sequence ATGCAAAAATCAAATAAATCAATCGCAGGCTATCATCTATTAATGATTTTATCGTCAGTTGACGGTGAATTCGCACCCGAAGAAGGTCTTAAAATACAGGAATATCTTGCTGAAGAATTTCCATTTAAAATGAATCTCGATAACGAGCTTGACGCGATTGCAGTTCTGCAGCCCGAGCAGTGGAAAGACCATTTCGAGTTTCATGCACGATGCTTTTTTGATGATTCTACAGAGAAAGAAAGAAAAGATTTTCTGCATTTCGCGAAGTCTTTAATAAAAGCTGACGACGAAGTTACCGAGCGCGAGCACCATTTCTACAGGTTGCTGAAAAACATGTGGTTTCCGTCATAA
- a CDS encoding S9 family peptidase: protein MKKTITTSLLTITCMMNAQIWPDAKPPIAEKQDHIREIHGEKVNDPYYWMIDYFKKGKDSTKVVNYLTAENAYLETMMADTKQLRDNLYQEMKARIKEKDESVPVFKNGYYYYSRTETGKQYFKYCRKKGSLSAPEEILLDVDQMAEGKAYYAATGFSISPDNSKLIFGVDDVSRRQYSLFLKDLNTAKITDLGIKNTEGNAVWAADNKTIFYTAKNDVTLLSEKIKRHTLGTDPSKDAVVYEEKDNTNYIGVGKSKNEKYIMIYSSATTSSEVRYLPADNPNGGFKVFQPRMKDVLYDITPLEDKFLITTNKDALNFKVMETPINKTGVENWKDLVPHRKDVLMLGIDEFKNFLVFSERQNGLSQLVIQDRKTQKKEFLKFDEPAYMIRSMNNPEYNTDNFRFAYTSMITPSSQYEQNLVTGKRTLLKQQEVLGGYDKNLYATERVFATAKDGTKIPVSIVYKKNFEKNGKNPLLLYGYGSYGNSMEATFSSTRLSLLDRGFAFAIAHIRGGQEMGRQWYEDGKMMKKINTFTDFIDAGEFLVKEKYTSPEHLYAQGGSAGGLLMGAVVNMKPELWNGVIAQVPFVDVVNTMLDESIPLTTNEYDEWGNPNNKDAYFYMKSYSPYENIQKKNYPNILITTGLHDSQVQYFEPAKWAAKLRDLKTDKNAVLLKTEMAYGHGGASGRFDYLKDVAWDYAFLLKLEGITK, encoded by the coding sequence ATGAAAAAAACAATTACCACATCATTACTTACCATTACTTGTATGATGAATGCCCAAATCTGGCCCGATGCCAAGCCTCCCATTGCCGAAAAGCAGGATCACATCCGAGAAATTCACGGTGAAAAAGTGAACGATCCGTATTACTGGATGATCGATTATTTCAAAAAAGGAAAAGATTCTACCAAAGTTGTCAACTATCTTACCGCCGAAAATGCCTACCTCGAAACGATGATGGCGGATACCAAACAGCTGCGCGACAACCTTTATCAGGAAATGAAGGCAAGGATTAAGGAAAAAGACGAAAGTGTTCCGGTTTTCAAAAATGGTTATTATTACTATTCGCGCACCGAAACTGGCAAGCAGTATTTCAAATATTGCCGCAAAAAAGGAAGCCTTTCCGCTCCGGAAGAAATTCTTCTCGATGTAGACCAAATGGCCGAAGGAAAAGCTTATTATGCCGCCACCGGCTTCAGCATTTCGCCCGATAACTCCAAATTAATCTTCGGGGTTGATGATGTTTCGCGCCGACAGTACAGTTTGTTTTTAAAGGATTTAAACACCGCAAAAATTACTGATTTAGGAATTAAAAACACCGAAGGCAACGCAGTTTGGGCTGCCGACAACAAAACAATTTTTTATACGGCCAAAAATGATGTCACGCTTTTATCTGAAAAAATTAAAAGACACACTTTAGGAACCGATCCATCAAAAGATGCGGTGGTTTACGAAGAAAAAGACAACACCAACTATATTGGAGTCGGTAAATCGAAGAACGAAAAATACATCATGATTTATTCTTCAGCGACTACCAGTTCAGAGGTTCGCTATCTGCCGGCCGATAATCCTAACGGAGGTTTCAAAGTTTTCCAGCCGCGGATGAAAGATGTTCTGTATGACATTACTCCTTTGGAAGATAAATTCCTGATTACCACCAACAAAGACGCTTTAAATTTCAAAGTAATGGAAACGCCCATCAATAAAACGGGTGTTGAAAACTGGAAAGATTTAGTTCCGCACCGAAAAGATGTACTGATGTTGGGAATTGATGAATTTAAAAATTTCCTTGTATTTTCTGAAAGACAGAACGGGCTTTCGCAACTTGTAATTCAGGACAGAAAAACACAGAAAAAAGAATTTCTGAAGTTCGATGAACCCGCCTACATGATCCGAAGCATGAACAATCCGGAATACAATACCGATAATTTCCGTTTTGCATATACTTCGATGATTACACCCAGTTCGCAATATGAACAGAATCTGGTAACTGGTAAAAGAACATTGCTGAAACAGCAGGAAGTTTTGGGCGGATATGATAAAAACCTGTACGCCACAGAACGGGTTTTTGCCACTGCCAAAGACGGCACGAAAATTCCGGTTTCAATTGTTTACAAAAAAAACTTTGAGAAAAACGGAAAAAATCCGCTATTGCTTTACGGTTACGGTTCCTACGGAAATTCGATGGAAGCTACCTTCAGCTCTACAAGACTGAGTTTGCTCGACCGAGGTTTTGCTTTTGCGATTGCACACATCCGCGGCGGACAGGAAATGGGCCGACAATGGTATGAAGACGGAAAGATGATGAAAAAAATCAATACTTTCACAGATTTTATTGATGCAGGAGAATTTTTAGTGAAAGAAAAATACACTTCACCGGAACATCTTTACGCACAGGGCGGTTCTGCAGGTGGTTTGCTGATGGGTGCAGTGGTAAATATGAAACCCGAGCTCTGGAACGGTGTTATTGCACAAGTTCCTTTCGTAGATGTTGTGAATACCATGCTCGACGAAAGCATTCCATTAACTACAAATGAATACGATGAATGGGGAAATCCAAACAATAAGGATGCATATTTTTACATGAAATCTTACTCTCCTTATGAAAATATCCAGAAGAAGAATTATCCGAATATTCTGATTACTACAGGATTACACGATTCTCAGGTTCAGTATTTTGAGCCGGCAAAATGGGCCGCAAAACTCCGCGACCTTAAAACGGATAAAAACGCAGTATTGCTGAAAACCGAAATGGCTTACGGTCATGGCGGGGCATCAGGAAGATTCGATTATCTGAAAGATGTTGCCTGGGACTATGCATTTCTTTTGAAATTAGAGGGAATCACCAAATAA
- the tpiA gene encoding triose-phosphate isomerase yields MRKNIVAGNWKMNKNVIEAQQLMFQLLEYTKNNATNCEVWIAPPSLYLMMAKDLYEHDEIGVFAQDMSEHESGAYTGEISADMLESIDATGAIIGHSERRQYHGETDSHCNRKVKLALDKGLTPIYCNGETLEQRKSGQHLEVVKNQTEVALFTLSAEEIKKVVIAYEPVWAIGTGETATPDQAQEIHAHIRSLIAAKYGQEVADEISILYGGSVKPDNAKEIFSQPDIDGGLIGGAALKIEDFAKIIEGFNA; encoded by the coding sequence ATGAGAAAAAATATCGTTGCAGGAAACTGGAAGATGAACAAAAATGTGATTGAGGCCCAACAACTCATGTTTCAGTTACTCGAGTACACAAAAAATAACGCCACCAACTGTGAAGTCTGGATCGCGCCGCCTTCACTTTATCTTATGATGGCTAAAGATCTTTATGAGCATGATGAAATCGGCGTTTTCGCACAGGACATGAGTGAACATGAAAGCGGAGCTTATACCGGAGAAATTTCTGCTGATATGCTGGAATCCATCGATGCAACCGGTGCAATTATCGGTCATTCCGAACGCAGACAATACCACGGTGAAACCGATTCACACTGCAACAGAAAAGTAAAGCTGGCTTTGGATAAAGGTTTAACTCCAATCTATTGCAACGGGGAAACTTTAGAACAAAGAAAATCCGGACAACATTTAGAAGTGGTAAAAAACCAGACAGAAGTGGCGTTGTTTACGCTTTCTGCTGAAGAAATTAAGAAAGTTGTTATCGCTTACGAACCCGTTTGGGCCATCGGAACCGGCGAAACGGCGACTCCGGATCAGGCTCAGGAAATCCACGCGCATATCAGAAGTTTAATCGCTGCAAAATACGGACAGGAAGTTGCCGACGAAATTTCAATTTTATATGGCGGTTCTGTGAAACCTGATAACGCGAAAGAAATTTTCTCACAACCCGATATAGACGGTGGTTTGATTGGTGGCGCAGCTTTGAAAATTGAAGATTTTGCGAAGATTATTGAAGGATTTAATGCTTAA
- the clpP gene encoding ATP-dependent Clp endopeptidase proteolytic subunit ClpP — protein sequence MDIKKDFRDFSVKHLGNSGLATDQYMSIYGPTNLTPYIMEERRLNVAQMDVFSRLMMDRIIFLGTGIDDQVANIVTAQLLFLESSDASKDIQIYINSPGGSVYAGLGIYDTMQIIKPDVSTICTGMAASMGAVLLVAGEKGKRSALKHSRVMIHQPSGGAQGVASDMEINLREMLKLKKELYDIIANHSGQTYEWVEKASDRDYWMTSSEAKEYGMVDEVLERKLDK from the coding sequence ATGGACATAAAAAAAGATTTCAGGGATTTCTCTGTAAAACATTTAGGTAACAGCGGATTGGCAACAGACCAGTATATGAGCATATACGGACCAACGAATCTTACCCCTTATATTATGGAGGAGAGACGTTTGAACGTTGCTCAAATGGACGTTTTTTCGCGTTTGATGATGGACCGCATTATCTTTTTGGGAACAGGAATCGACGATCAGGTAGCCAATATCGTAACAGCGCAGCTTTTATTTTTAGAAAGTTCTGATGCTTCCAAAGATATCCAGATTTACATCAACTCTCCGGGTGGAAGTGTTTATGCAGGATTGGGAATTTATGATACGATGCAGATCATTAAGCCTGATGTTTCTACCATCTGTACCGGTATGGCGGCTTCTATGGGCGCAGTATTATTGGTAGCTGGTGAGAAAGGAAAGCGTTCGGCCCTGAAACACTCCAGAGTGATGATTCACCAGCCTTCAGGCGGTGCACAGGGTGTAGCTTCCGATATGGAAATTAATCTGAGAGAAATGCTGAAGCTTAAAAAAGAGCTTTACGATATTATCGCAAACCACTCCGGGCAAACCTACGAATGGGTTGAAAAAGCGTCAGACCGTGATTACTGGATGACTTCATCTGAAGCAAAAGAATACGGAATGGTAGATGAAGTTCTGGAAAGAAAATTAGATAAGTAA
- the dnaG gene encoding DNA primase, giving the protein MISKATIDKIFSTIRVEEIIGEYVQLKRAGSNFKGLSPFHEEKSPSFIVSPSKQIWKDFSSGKGGTAISFLMEIENFTYPEALRHAAKKYGIEIEEDRRELSEDEKQSQTDKEILYKIHEIANDFFQHQLFETEEGKTVGYSYFKERELRDDIIRKFQLGYSPEQKDTFTRFALDKGYSKEILEKSGLSIFPENTPTGVDRFRERVIFPIHSFSGRVLGFGGRILRNNIKTAKYLNSPETEIYHKSNVLYGLSQGKQAISKNNLCLLVEGYMDVIALHQAGIENVVSSSGTALTVEQIKLIKRLTENVTILFDGDSAGIKASFRSIDMLLSEAMNIRVLLFPDGDDPDSFSRKHPQEYVENFIKNEAKDFIDFKAEILLKEAGNDPIKKAESIRDIVKSVAFVQNALKQEVYLKEVSAKFGISEQSLFNELNVQKQVQKQHISPQQRQETPAPVKLEKVPEAVESLDPLLELEEKLVSHVLNFGDHILNKVNSENQPYQISVLEEILNHLEEDDYEIQSKVNKTIIEELKSGIANNKIIKGDFFLTLMDQNIVMKVSDAILEPYQLSNWEKSNIFPPKLGDKIAAQIEDDILIHKGHFIEKIIYQYRNLLNEQRNGSETEYYETIKKIQTLKSLLDQINQTLNRLVTKGHIFFREQKL; this is encoded by the coding sequence ATGATTTCTAAAGCGACTATCGATAAAATATTTTCCACAATTCGGGTGGAAGAAATTATTGGCGAATACGTACAGCTGAAAAGAGCAGGATCCAATTTCAAAGGTCTGAGTCCTTTTCATGAAGAAAAGTCGCCCAGCTTTATCGTATCACCGAGTAAGCAAATCTGGAAAGATTTTTCCAGTGGAAAAGGGGGTACAGCGATTTCTTTCCTCATGGAAATTGAAAATTTTACTTATCCTGAAGCGCTTCGCCACGCTGCCAAAAAGTACGGAATCGAAATTGAAGAAGACCGCCGCGAGCTTTCCGAGGACGAAAAGCAGTCGCAAACGGATAAAGAGATTCTTTATAAAATTCATGAAATCGCGAATGATTTTTTCCAGCACCAGCTTTTTGAAACAGAAGAGGGAAAAACAGTGGGATATTCGTATTTCAAGGAGCGTGAACTTCGCGATGATATCATCAGGAAATTTCAGTTAGGTTATTCGCCGGAGCAGAAAGATACTTTTACAAGGTTTGCTCTAGATAAAGGCTATTCCAAAGAAATTTTAGAGAAATCCGGACTGTCTATTTTTCCGGAAAACACGCCGACAGGTGTAGACCGTTTCCGCGAACGGGTTATTTTCCCCATTCATAGTTTTTCCGGGAGAGTTTTAGGTTTTGGTGGCAGAATCCTTCGGAACAATATTAAAACCGCGAAATATCTCAATTCGCCGGAAACAGAGATTTACCATAAATCAAATGTTCTTTACGGTTTAAGCCAAGGCAAACAGGCGATTTCTAAAAATAATCTCTGCCTTCTTGTAGAAGGTTATATGGACGTAATCGCGCTTCATCAGGCAGGAATTGAAAATGTTGTTTCCAGTTCTGGAACTGCCTTGACCGTAGAACAAATCAAACTCATCAAGCGTCTTACGGAAAACGTAACGATTCTTTTTGACGGTGATTCTGCGGGAATTAAGGCGAGTTTCAGAAGTATCGACATGCTGCTTTCGGAAGCAATGAACATCCGTGTTTTGCTTTTTCCGGATGGTGATGACCCAGATTCGTTTTCGAGGAAACATCCGCAGGAATATGTGGAAAATTTCATTAAGAATGAAGCGAAAGATTTTATCGATTTCAAAGCTGAAATTTTACTGAAAGAAGCCGGAAATGATCCGATTAAAAAAGCAGAATCGATCCGTGATATTGTAAAATCTGTTGCTTTTGTGCAGAACGCGCTGAAGCAGGAAGTTTACCTAAAGGAAGTTTCTGCCAAATTCGGAATTTCGGAGCAGTCGCTTTTTAATGAACTTAACGTTCAGAAGCAGGTTCAGAAACAACATATTTCGCCGCAGCAAAGACAGGAAACTCCCGCGCCGGTAAAACTCGAAAAAGTTCCGGAAGCGGTTGAAAGCCTTGATCCTCTTTTAGAACTGGAAGAAAAACTGGTGAGCCATGTTCTTAATTTCGGCGATCATATTTTGAATAAGGTAAATTCCGAGAACCAGCCGTATCAGATTTCAGTTTTAGAAGAAATTTTAAACCATTTGGAGGAAGATGATTACGAAATACAGTCAAAAGTTAATAAGACGATTATTGAGGAATTAAAGAGCGGAATCGCAAATAATAAAATCATTAAGGGCGATTTTTTCTTAACTTTAATGGACCAAAATATCGTAATGAAGGTTTCGGACGCTATTCTGGAGCCGTATCAGTTAAGCAACTGGGAGAAAAGCAATATTTTCCCGCCAAAATTGGGAGATAAAATCGCTGCCCAGATTGAAGATGATATTTTGATTCATAAAGGTCATTTCATTGAGAAAATAATCTATCAGTACCGGAACCTTTTGAATGAACAGAGAAACGGCAGTGAGACTGAATATTATGAAACCATAAAGAAAATACAGACTTTAAAATCGCTTTTGGACCAAATTAACCAAACGCTGAACCGATTAGTGACAAAAGGGCATATTTTTTTTAGGGAACAGAAATTGTAA
- a CDS encoding isoaspartyl peptidase/L-asparaginase family protein, with protein sequence MQKLCIVLLIFINTFFSAQKKYVLVLHGGAGTITRENMTAEKEKAYRAKLTEALKAGYAEIMKGKSSVDAVAAAIIIMEDSPLFNAGKGAVFTSDGKNELDAAIMFGKDKSAGAVAAIHTVKNPIKAAIAVMQNSEHVMMIGEGAEIFAKGQGLEIVNPDYFWTKDRWDGLQKLKAKENNKKTTQNHFPEAYEVDQKFGTVGAVALDKDGNIAAGTSTGGMTNKKFGRIGDAPIIGAGTYANAQVGISATGWGEFFIRTTAARTLAAKMEYQNKDIKSASGEVIAEIEKIGGDGGLIALDRDGNIAMPFNTAGMYRGAVTENGQVEIEIYK encoded by the coding sequence ATGCAAAAACTCTGTATTGTTCTGCTGATCTTTATTAACACATTCTTTTCAGCCCAAAAAAAATACGTCCTTGTACTTCATGGAGGCGCAGGAACCATTACCCGGGAAAACATGACCGCCGAAAAAGAGAAAGCGTATCGCGCAAAACTTACCGAAGCGCTGAAAGCTGGCTATGCAGAAATCATGAAAGGGAAATCGTCAGTTGACGCGGTGGCTGCAGCGATAATTATTATGGAAGATTCTCCCCTCTTCAACGCGGGCAAGGGCGCTGTATTTACTTCTGACGGAAAAAATGAACTCGATGCTGCTATCATGTTTGGAAAAGATAAATCAGCCGGAGCAGTTGCTGCTATTCACACGGTTAAGAACCCGATAAAAGCAGCGATTGCTGTAATGCAGAACAGTGAGCATGTAATGATGATCGGTGAAGGCGCAGAAATTTTCGCTAAGGGACAGGGTTTAGAAATTGTAAATCCCGACTATTTCTGGACCAAAGACCGCTGGGATGGTTTACAGAAACTGAAAGCAAAAGAAAACAATAAAAAAACTACACAAAACCATTTTCCGGAAGCTTACGAAGTCGATCAGAAATTCGGAACGGTCGGTGCGGTTGCTTTAGATAAAGACGGTAATATCGCGGCAGGCACTTCCACTGGTGGAATGACCAATAAAAAATTCGGCAGAATCGGCGATGCACCCATTATCGGCGCAGGCACCTATGCCAACGCTCAGGTTGGAATATCAGCCACCGGCTGGGGTGAGTTTTTCATCCGTACTACCGCTGCCAGAACTCTCGCAGCTAAAATGGAATATCAAAATAAAGATATAAAATCTGCGTCGGGGGAAGTTATCGCTGAAATTGAAAAAATAGGCGGCGACGGAGGCTTGATCGCACTGGATAGAGACGGAAATATTGCCATGCCTTTCAACACAGCCGGCATGTACCGCGGCGCAGTAACCGAAAACGGACAGGTTGAAATCGAAATCTACAAATAG
- the tsaE gene encoding tRNA (adenosine(37)-N6)-threonylcarbamoyltransferase complex ATPase subunit type 1 TsaE: protein MEFKISKIEDWQKVVEEILPQLHHNILLLKGNLGAGKTTFTKFLLKNMGSSDEVSSPTYAIVNEYHLPKGNIFHFDLYRMKNIVEVYDIGIEEYLDNALLCIIEWPEIYEDELADLPHHEIKITVNDEERAVVFR from the coding sequence ATGGAATTCAAAATCAGTAAAATTGAAGACTGGCAAAAAGTAGTAGAGGAAATTCTGCCTCAGCTTCACCACAATATTCTTCTTTTAAAAGGAAATCTTGGCGCCGGCAAAACTACTTTCACTAAATTCCTGTTGAAAAACATGGGCAGCAGCGACGAAGTTTCTTCGCCCACCTACGCGATTGTGAACGAATATCATTTACCGAAAGGCAATATTTTCCATTTCGATCTCTACCGCATGAAAAACATTGTTGAAGTATATGACATCGGAATTGAGGAATATCTGGACAACGCTTTGCTGTGCATTATTGAATGGCCCGAAATTTACGAAGACGAACTTGCAGATCTGCCTCACCACGAAATAAAAATAACTGTGAATGATGAAGAAAGGGCTGTAGTTTTCAGATAA
- a CDS encoding alanine dehydrogenase, with translation MSSTNIFTPFSEQELMPQEEKLEVIKKGKQFAIGVPKETCLNERRTCLTPDAVQVLVEHGHHIVVESGAGEGSFFTDLQYSEAGAQITQNAQEAFQQDLVLKINPPTTEEIEFLKPCTYLISALQINLRDQEYFKKLAEKKINAIAFEFIVDEYKQLSLVRLIGEIAGNISILYAAELLALSNGLMLGGITGVRPTEVVILGAGIVGEFATKAALGLGASVKVFDNSLSKLRRLHMMVDGRVPTSIIDPKELSKSLKRADVVIGALSKISLCPIVTEEMVSKMKKGSVIIDVTIDNGKVIETSELTDMENPYIIKHGVIHCGLPNLTSKMPRTTTKAVSNFFLSYLLNYDEEGGFDNMLIRKNEMKQSLYMYKGRHTKKLICDRFDLTYHDINLLIF, from the coding sequence ATGAGCAGTACAAATATTTTCACTCCTTTTTCTGAGCAGGAATTAATGCCGCAGGAAGAAAAACTGGAAGTAATAAAAAAAGGAAAACAGTTTGCGATCGGAGTACCGAAAGAGACCTGTCTCAATGAGCGCAGAACATGCCTAACTCCCGATGCAGTACAGGTTTTGGTTGAACACGGCCACCATATCGTCGTGGAATCCGGTGCCGGTGAAGGATCTTTCTTTACAGATCTGCAATATTCCGAAGCCGGCGCACAAATTACCCAGAATGCTCAGGAAGCTTTTCAGCAGGACCTCGTTCTTAAGATTAACCCGCCAACTACCGAGGAAATTGAGTTTTTAAAGCCCTGCACTTATTTAATTTCCGCACTGCAGATTAATTTGCGGGATCAGGAATATTTTAAAAAACTTGCCGAGAAGAAAATTAACGCTATTGCATTCGAATTCATTGTTGATGAATACAAGCAGCTTTCACTTGTGCGTCTTATTGGTGAAATTGCAGGTAATATTTCTATTCTTTACGCTGCAGAACTTCTTGCGCTTTCGAACGGTTTAATGCTGGGCGGGATTACCGGAGTTCGGCCGACCGAAGTAGTAATCCTCGGCGCAGGAATCGTAGGTGAATTTGCTACCAAAGCAGCTTTAGGACTGGGTGCAAGTGTAAAAGTTTTCGATAATTCACTTTCAAAACTCCGAAGACTTCACATGATGGTTGACGGTAGAGTTCCAACTTCAATCATCGATCCTAAGGAACTTTCAAAAAGCTTAAAGAGAGCCGACGTAGTAATCGGAGCACTTTCAAAAATAAGCCTCTGCCCGATCGTTACAGAAGAAATGGTTTCTAAAATGAAAAAAGGGAGCGTAATTATCGACGTAACCATCGACAACGGAAAAGTGATCGAGACATCTGAACTTACTGATATGGAAAATCCCTATATCATTAAACATGGTGTGATACACTGCGGTTTACCGAATTTAACATCGAAAATGCCGAGAACTACCACCAAAGCCGTTTCTAATTTCTTTTTGAGTTATCTTCTGAATTATGATGAAGAAGGCGGTTTCGACAATATGCTGATCCGCAAAAATGAAATGAAACAGTCGCTTTATATGTACAAAGGTCGTCATACCAAAAAACTGATTTGCGACCGTTTCGACTTAACCTATCATGACATCAATCTTCTAATTTTTTAA